From the genome of Prionailurus bengalensis isolate Pbe53 chromosome D1, Fcat_Pben_1.1_paternal_pri, whole genome shotgun sequence:
CTTTCCTTGTTCCAGGTCTGATGGAAGAGGAAAACCGGATGGGGGTGGTCTACTTTCACTTCCACCGCTTCTCAACAGACCCAGCAGTGTCTCCCCTCCTATTTGTGGCCTTCTTGGTGTCGTACTTAGGAAGTCTCATTGGAAACATCACCACTGGGCTCACAGTCTGGCGAGATCACTCCCCCCACACCCCGATGTACTTCTTCCTCTTCGCACTGGCCGTGCTGGCAATTGGCTACTCCACCAACATTGCTCCCCTGACTCTGGCTGGCATCCTTTCCACGGGGCACATGCTCATCTCTCTCCCTGGCTGTGGGGCCTAGATGTTCCCCTTCATTCTTCTTGGAGGGTCTGACTGTGTCTTGCTCGCTGTCATGGCCTACGACAGGTACATGGCAATCTGCCACCCAGTGCGTTACCACATCATCATGAGTTGGTGGCTCTGTGGGCAGATGACTTTAGGTTCTTTGGGCCTGGGATTCCTGTTGTCACTGCCTTTGACCATTCTGATCTGCCACCTTCCATTCTGTGGCCGCAATGAAATCTTCTGCTTCTTCTGTGACATGCCTGACGTCATGCACCTGGCCTGTGTGGACACCCGCATGCACAAGGCAGCTCTCTATGCCATCAGTGTGGCCGCAGTGGCTGTCCCCTTCCTCCTGATCTGCCTCTCCTATGGCTACATTGTGGCCACCATACTGAGGATGAATTCAGCTGAGAGAAAGTGCCGGGCTTTCTCCACCTGTTCCTCCCACCTCATCGTGGTTCTCCTGCAGTTTGGATGTTGCACCCTTATCTACCTTCACCCCAGCCCCAGTTCCTCTCCAGAAGAGGGCCGGGCAGTGTCTGTTGTCTACACCTTTTTTGCACCAGTGCTAAACCCCTTGATCTATAGCATAAGGAGTCAAGAGGTGACCGATGTGGGAAGAAGACTTACGGTAAGAACGTGCTGGTTCAGGAAACCAGAAATATTCCTTCCTAGAAGAAATATTCCCCAAACCAGTAGAGGCATGATCTGAAGGACAGAAAGCTCcaaagcaaagaggaaggagTGGAGAGATGACTGTCTCCATGGCCCTCTCAGCCGGGGGATGCTCATCAGTGCACATTCCTCTCTTTTTAGGAGATTCTGGTGAGGAAGCCCTGGATCGGCCCTGACTACTTAGCCAGCCTCCTCTCTCATCATAGTGCTTAGAATAAGGACTGGACAGGAGTGTCAGTGAAGAAGAgggtgaataaatggatggaCAGGGTGACAGTAGCAGTTGGTATAATGGACGCCATCCTGTTACTTGTTTTAAGAGCCTACAGCCTGATGGTACACAGACCCAATGGATTCAAAGACTCAGATGTCTTCTGACCTTGCTCTTTGCCATTCGAGGCCTGTTCAAGCCCCACTGCCTTAATAAAGTCTGTCTGGCCACTCTTCTGACAGTGGGATTTCTCTTTTCACTAAATCatacttcttttgatttttatcaaaATCAAATCATCTTCTTTTTGTACAACCAAGTTTCACATGTTTCAGTGTTGCCTCTAGAATAAGTCTATAAGGCCCCTCAGTGTAGAAGAAATGGCttattctttctttgtattttctggtGAATGGTGGGTATTTAGCCTTAGGATCTAACCATGGACTTGAGTCCGCACTTTTCCTTTATGTAAAAAAGAGGATGGTGAGAACAACAGCCTTTCTATTTCAAGGGGGTTGGATCGACAGTTAAGTGAGATAATGGAtgtgtaaaaatataataagaaagcacaggggcacctgggtggctcagttggttaagtggctgactcttgatctcagctcaggtcacattctcatagttcatgagatcgagccctgcctggggctctgtgctgtcagtgtggagcctgcttgggattctctctctctctctctctctctctctctctctctctctatttgtCCCTCTTCTTCTTGTGTGagctcacatgcatgcatgctctctctcaaaataaataagtaaacttaaaacatttttttttttaaagaagaagaagaaatcccaCAAAGCTCCCTAGCCCCTTTTGCTGTGTGAGGATATAATGACAGCGTGAAAGAGGGCCTTCACCCAATCATGTGGCACCTCAATatcagacttccggcctccagaattgtgagaaataaagttctgttgtttagAAGCCACCCAGTATCTggcactttgttctttttttttttttttttttttttaatgatttttaatgtttatttatttttgttatttaaaaaaaaattttttttcaacgttttttttatttatttttgggacagagagagacagagcatgaacaggggaggggcagagagagagggagacacagaatcggaaacaggctccaggctccgagccatcagcccagagcctgacgcggggcttgaactcacagccgcgagatcgtgacctggctgaagtcggatgcttaaccgactgcgccacccaggcacccctgtttatttatttttgagagagagagagagacataaagcttgagaggggagaggggcagagagagagggagggagacagaatccgaagcaggctctgggctctgagcacagagcccgacacagggctcaaacccatgaaatgtgagatcatgccctgagccgaagttggacatctaactgatggagccaccagCTGCCCCTCTGGCACTTTGTCTAACAGCCTGAACTAACTAAATCATGGCCCTACTGCCTAATGAGTTTATAGAAGATAGTTATTTAAGAAAACCTTCCCTTTTTCAACTAAAAATATCATGCAGGCTGTAACTCAGCTTTAGGGGGAACCCCTATGGACCCCCAAATCCTTTTCCTGTTGCTCTTGCACATTgatggaaggtgggggggggagataGGATGTCAGAAGTCTTGGTTTAAAATCCCAGATCAGCCACTGACCAGCGGTGCAAACCTGGACAAGTCAACCTACCTCTGTGGAttgtagtttcctcatctgtagagttGAAGCACTAAACACTGACAGACATATCCAGTAAGGTGTTACAagagtaaaatgaaatgtaaatgaaacttATCACACAAAATATATGGTCAGCATCACCACCCTCACCATCCCCTTCCTGCTTATCACTTTCTCATCTGTCTTCAGCATGGCCGCCATCCTGAAGATCCGCTCAGCAAAGGGGAGGCACAGGGTCTTTTTCACCTGTTCacgccccctcctccacctccgaCTGTGGTCCCGCTCCAGGGTGGATGGGGAAGCCTCCTTCCTGTGTCCCAACTCCAGCTACTCTCCAGAGAGGGGCCAGGGGTGTCTGTGGTTTAAACATTCATCACCCTTGTGCGGAACCCCTTAATCAACAGCACGAGAAACAAATTGTTTAAGGAtgctctaaaaaaagaaattacaaggtTCTTGCTGCTCAGAGCACATTGACTCTTTCTGGATATTATTGGTCAAACAATTTTTCCTaccttggaaaaagaaaaaaaaggatgaacCATCAAGAAGACTAGAAGCCAAGAGGGAAGACACTTGAGCTTCAGGAACTGTGTTAAATTCTAT
Proteins encoded in this window:
- the LOC122483818 gene encoding LOW QUALITY PROTEIN: olfactory receptor 10V1-like (The sequence of the model RefSeq protein was modified relative to this genomic sequence to represent the inferred CDS: substituted 1 base at 1 genomic stop codon), producing MTPFLVPGLMEEENRMGVVYFHFHRFSTDPAVSPLLFVAFLVSYLGSLIGNITTGLTVWRDHSPHTPMYFFLFALAVLAIGYSTNIAPLTLAGILSTGHMLISLPGCGAXMFPFILLGGSDCVLLAVMAYDRYMAICHPVRYHIIMSWWLCGQMTLGSLGLGFLLSLPLTILICHLPFCGRNEIFCFFCDMPDVMHLACVDTRMHKAALYAISVAAVAVPFLLICLSYGYIVATILRMNSAERKCRAFSTCSSHLIVVLLQFGCCTLIYLHPSPSSSPEEGRAVSVVYTFFAPVLNPLIYSIRSQEVTDVGRRLTVRTCWFRKPEIFLPRRNIPQTSRGMI